A genomic segment from Pollutimonas thiosulfatoxidans encodes:
- a CDS encoding DODA-type extradiol aromatic ring-opening family dioxygenase — protein MTTRFPVYFVSHGGGPWPYVDSMKPMYAKTERGFSELPARLPAKPKAVLVISGHWEAEDFTVSTAEHPPMEYDYFGFPEHTYRIKYPAAGSPNLASRVKTLLADAGFKPRVDAERGFDHGTFVPLGLMYPEADVPVVMLSMKSSYDAEEHIRVGQALAPLRDEGVLIIGSGLTYHNMRGFRRPESTPIAEAFEAYLNKAISQADAKARNDMLVRWETAPHARLAHPREDHLLPLMVVAGAAASDVGQAVFIDHVMEVPMASYEFGAVSAAKVNATNF, from the coding sequence ATGACGACCAGATTTCCGGTGTATTTTGTATCCCACGGCGGCGGGCCGTGGCCTTATGTTGACAGCATGAAACCCATGTATGCCAAGACAGAGCGCGGGTTCAGCGAACTACCAGCGCGCCTGCCGGCCAAACCCAAGGCCGTGCTGGTAATTTCCGGCCATTGGGAAGCGGAAGACTTCACCGTCTCGACAGCCGAGCATCCGCCCATGGAATACGACTATTTCGGATTTCCTGAGCACACCTATCGCATCAAGTATCCCGCAGCGGGGTCACCCAACCTGGCATCACGGGTGAAGACTCTGCTTGCCGACGCGGGATTCAAGCCCCGCGTCGATGCGGAACGCGGCTTCGACCATGGCACTTTTGTACCGCTGGGTTTAATGTATCCCGAAGCGGACGTCCCTGTGGTCATGCTGTCCATGAAGTCCAGCTACGACGCCGAGGAACACATCCGGGTCGGACAGGCCCTGGCTCCGTTGCGCGATGAGGGCGTGCTGATCATCGGCAGCGGCCTCACGTATCACAACATGCGCGGCTTTCGCCGCCCTGAATCAACCCCCATTGCGGAGGCTTTCGAGGCTTACCTGAACAAAGCCATCAGCCAGGCCGACGCCAAAGCCCGCAACGATATGCTCGTGCGATGGGAGACTGCTCCTCATGCGCGGCTGGCTCACCCAAGAGAAGACCATCTGCTACCCCTGATGGTCGTCGCCGGAGCAGCAGCCAGCGATGTGGGTCAGGCGGTTTTCATTGACCATGTCATGGAGGTACCGATGGCCTCGTATGAGTTCGGCGCAGTAAGCGCCGCTAAGGTTAACGCAACAAATTTTTAA
- a CDS encoding DUF3861 domain-containing protein gives MAGHQHRITLEYLGGKHAEPDLHQPLVFTAENHDDLFEIIDKAQAAEIFDKETSAALVLGMKLFSEVMLKNRKDPMFEPMLAAYRDYIKVFKQRILEAKT, from the coding sequence ATGGCTGGACATCAGCATCGAATTACCCTGGAGTATCTGGGCGGCAAGCATGCCGAGCCCGACCTGCATCAACCGCTGGTATTCACCGCAGAAAACCATGACGACTTGTTCGAGATCATCGACAAGGCTCAGGCTGCGGAAATCTTTGATAAAGAAACCTCTGCTGCGCTGGTACTCGGAATGAAGCTATTCAGCGAGGTGATGCTCAAGAACAGAAAGGACCCCATGTTCGAACCGATGCTGGCAGCTTATCGAGACTACATCAAGGTGTTCAAACAACGTATCTTAGAGGCAAAAACATGA
- a CDS encoding SDR family NAD(P)-dependent oxidoreductase: MNIDISGKTTIISGSTSGIGLAIAKGLAQAGASVVVNGRSQAAVDKAIAAVKQHASTATVRGVAADLGTAEGCALLIKAEPRCDILINNLGIYGPQPFFEIDDAEWSRYFEVNVLSGVRLARAYMPAMLEQNWGRVVFISSESALNIPADMIHYGFSKTALLGLARGLAKLAAGSGVTVNSVLPGPTLSEGAAQMLMASAPEGQTLEEAGVAFVKAQRPSSIIQRAATLEEVANMVVYVASPLSSATTGAALRVEGGVVDSL, translated from the coding sequence ATGAACATCGACATATCAGGCAAGACAACCATCATCTCCGGCTCGACCAGCGGCATTGGCCTGGCGATAGCGAAAGGGCTGGCACAAGCCGGCGCGTCGGTCGTAGTAAACGGACGCTCGCAAGCAGCGGTAGACAAGGCTATCGCGGCGGTTAAACAGCACGCTTCTACGGCCACGGTGCGTGGCGTCGCCGCAGATCTGGGCACCGCCGAAGGCTGCGCATTACTGATCAAGGCGGAACCACGCTGCGACATCCTCATCAATAATCTCGGTATCTACGGCCCACAACCGTTCTTTGAAATCGACGATGCAGAATGGTCGCGCTATTTCGAAGTCAACGTCCTGTCGGGCGTACGTTTGGCAAGAGCCTATATGCCGGCGATGCTCGAACAGAACTGGGGCCGAGTCGTGTTTATTTCATCGGAGTCGGCATTGAACATTCCGGCCGACATGATCCACTATGGCTTCAGTAAAACAGCGCTGCTCGGGTTGGCCCGCGGCCTGGCCAAGCTTGCCGCCGGCAGCGGCGTCACAGTCAATTCCGTGCTGCCTGGCCCGACGCTATCCGAAGGCGCGGCGCAAATGCTGATGGCCTCGGCGCCCGAGGGCCAGACACTGGAAGAAGCTGGCGTAGCCTTCGTAAAAGCACAACGCCCCAGCTCCATCATCCAGCGTGCGGCAACCCTTGAAGAGGTCGCCAATATGGTGGTCTATGTGGCTTCTCCGCTATCATCAGCCACGACCGGTGCGGCGCTCCGCGTTGAAGGCGGTGTGGTCGACAGCCTATAA